tgattattattttattattttttattattataaaaaaaataaacacaaatttaCATAACACTATACATACTTtcactaattatatatatatatatatatatatatatatatatatatatatatatatatatgaaacatcataataaatctaaaataaaacttaGTTAGATAACCAACATGATCAAtctcattttgaatttttgaaaactctTATGAGAGTGTTTATCTCTACATCTCACTAGTCTCACCATgcatctttctatttttctattattccaATTGTGTCCCTATTAGAAGCACATAACCACAAAGAATCTTTTTAgtgctttttcttttaattgagtGACCGTTAAAAGCAAGTACTCACCCCTTACTCCTCTATCGCATTTCACGTTCTAAAACCCTACACCCCCTTCTTCCCTATTCTCGCGTGCAATGCTCCTCTCATTCTCCCCTCCTCCCTGACTTTACTTGTTGTCTCCCCTCCTCCATCACTTTACTTGTTGCCGCGCACAGACCTCTCCTCGATGGACGTCGTTCTGGTATCGTGGTGAGCGTTTTGCAGTGGTGGTTCTTCTTAGCTTGGGCGTCCATGTTGGTTGTTCTTTCCTTAAGCTTTGTATGATTGAAAAGATTATATGTGTTGATATGTGTTTGTATGTGTTGTTTGTATGTGTTGTTTGTATGCATTGTTTGTGTGTATTATTTGTATGTGCTGAGATTTCTGGGCCGGATGGATGCATTTCTAGGTTGGATGGGACGAAGGTCGATGCCTTGACTGCACTGGTTGAGAGCACGCCGACATTGGAAGAATGGTTGCACAGCTCTCCGCACTTGGAAGTGCGGTTGAGAGCTAGTCGTACTTGGAAGTGTGGTTCATACTGCGCCGCAGTTAGAATTGCGGTAAAGCTTTTCCgttttatttgctttattatatataattattttaaaatttgatttgttttttatatttttttttgtattagtttatttaattattaaatattttgcggttaatattttgtaatttgtattttatttttatatttgatatttatttaaattttatttttaatgtaattaatttttcttaatttcgaaatttaaatttgtttgttaattttttgaaaccattattatttattgatattttattttcaatatgaattataatttaattatttgttgtattttttttagtttttgatttgtttattaatttaaagttacttttttgtgtttttgtggtttttttaaactttttttattgaattgttattatttttttaatttttaatttttattatatttgatatttatttaaatattatttatatatgtaattaatttgaaatttatatttgtttgttaatatgtaatgtttttgaaattatttatttatttaaataatatttattattcttaaattttaatttttgacttattattttgtttcttaatttattttttaattgttaatgttGTTGTTATAATTTGTAgttatttaagtattatttattaactaattattattaataattttttttattaattattatttgtttcaatatttattatgtaattatatgtttttttttatttgtttgttattataaaccatacatataatataatttaatttgcaTATAATTGGTTAATATAAAAGTTTGGAACTAGAGGTGCATCATCTTCTCGTGGTGAGccttcatcttcatcacatAATGAAAGGAGACAACCTACGACATCTGCTCGTAGAAGACGCGTAGAAGAATATCGTGTGGACGTCATTCATGAGCATGAGCATTAGGAGCAGGATGAGTATATGCAACAGGGGTATGTTGAGGATGATTatgaggaggaggaggatgTTCGGCAACAGGATGTTGGTGAGGAAGaatatgaagatgaagatggtggatGCCCAGGAGGTCCACATGACACCTCCTTGCTGACCTATTATACCCAGCATGTTGCATTTGCCATATGGCAAGACTAGGTTAGTCATCAACCTAAATGTTAATTGTTCgttaattgttaatttatttttgttatataattttgtgtttttacgTAGGATCGAAGGGAGATGAAGGTGATCTCCCATGGGAAAAAACCTAAAACATTTTAGAATGTACCATGAGACTATTGAGCCTTGTATCTCCATGTCGGGGTTGAGTTTCTTAGTGAACCTATCATACGAGTATGTCGATCATGGATCGATCGTTGCCCTTGCAGAGAGGTGGCACCTGGAGACGAATACTTTCAACCTCCTGGTAGGTAAGATGAGCGTCACATTAGATGACGTCCTTAATCTGCTCCTCCTACCCATCATGGGTCAATTTTGTGAGGTCGAGGAGTTAGAGTATGAGGAGGCTCAATCTCTTATTATGGAACTGCTTGGCGTGGATCGCGCGAAAGCTACAATTGAGATGAAACAGTCACGCGGTCCAAAAGTTAGGCTGAGCTGGCTCTGCGAGGTCTACCAGGAGTGCATTGAGCAAGAGCTTTGAGAGTGCGCTCCTCGGGCCTACTTGCTGCATCTGCTTGGATGCACAATTTTTACGAATAAAAGTGACACTCTGATTCGAGTTTCGTACCTCCTTCTCTTGCGAGACTTGAATGCTTATGCGAGATATGCTTGGGGAGCAGCGACATTGGCACATACTTATGAGCAGCTAAGAGATGCTAGTTTCACTAAGGTCAGGCTGATAGTTGAATATTCCACTATTCTACATGTACCTtttagttttagaaatttattttaatatgttttaggaatgaataaaacaatttaagtaatattttttgtagagTTGGATATATGAGCCCCTTCCTGGCATGGGAAGGAGGCAAGTGTTAGGGAGGTACATAGACCTCGATCCATGGGCTTCACGATACCTACCTTTGAGGTATGTTTGGAGTTTGACAGAGGGGCGGACATATCTAGATGCTCTCACTTATGATGCAGTCATTTGGCATCCATACATTTCGCATAGACGTACTTGCCTATTCATGACCAAATCTATGATTTCGAGATGGATCCGAATAGGCGACATGATTCATCAACATTTGCCTGAACGCGTGTTGCATCAGTTCGATTTTCAGCAGATTATACCACGGTCGCATGAAAGTCTTTTGATACTAGACATTCCTGCAATTGATCTAAATTGGTTGCGGTATGCAGAGCATGTCATTACTAGTGTCGTTGAAGCTCATGAGTCCCCTGCGTGTTGTGTagttattaacaaaatattaactactagttaaaaaataacacctaattaattaactaatacatcataaataacataaaatattttaaattaaatcaaaagttaaaaagttaacacataacaaaatgtatataataaatacaaaataacataaaatatattaaactaaatacttaataaaaaattactcaaaaataaataaaacttcattaatatgtataatatatataaaaaacaaaggaaatagtataatatatataaaaaatcataacacaATTAAAacagtataatatatataaaaaatcataatacaGTTAATAatgacaacaaaatatttaaaaaatcataacagTGAAAAAGAATAACACATAAAAATCacctaataaataaaacaaaaaataaaataaaacaaaaattattacaatttaaataatgacataaaatattaacatattataatttaaatacaaaacattttaaacatatttattataaaaatatataacgaAATAAAAAACAGCATAAAACTAAAACACCTGAATAAAAGcataaaactaaaacaacataaaactaaatttaaaaaatagcatttaacatattatatgaatagaaaaatcttataaattaaataaaaaattaagtcaaTTAAATCATGTCCGTTAAGTTTTCACAAACGGTGTTAACAAATGCTAATGTGTTTATGCTTATATGCATTATTTGATTatgtgaatttttatttaaattaaaggaTTATGACGTGGCAAAATTTAATtggtttatgttaaaataatatattaggaATTGAAAAGGGTCATGAAAAGAGTGAATTGAAAAGGGAATTTGGAATTCGAAAACCATTAACCACCACTCGTTCTTCATCCAATCAGGCCATGGGTCTCGTCGCCAACCCTCGGTCGCGGTCAGAGCTTAGCCGGCGCCAATCACTCCTCGACTCTTTCTGTTCTTCATCGTCGTGCCTGAGTTTATTGTGATTCTGCATTTATTGATGAGAAATCAAGGATTTGCAAATCAGTGCTTGTGATGTTAACAGTAAGGATATGAGGTTGATCTATTTTGATATATTTGCCTTTTACTTGAGAAATCAACTGATTTGGTCCCTGTTATTTTTCTCGTTACTGATGGGACCATCGAGGATGAGAGAGAGATATGCAATTTTGTGAAAAGCTATGTCTGAAGTGGGCAATCAGTTCCAACACCACACATATGTACGTTTGGCATAGGCAAGATTTCTAGCTTCAGCTTTTATATATGCTCTTCAGAAAACAGTTTATGGTATATCATTAATTGGCAATGTTCATCAGACACTTTAAAGCTCTGGTGGATAGAGGGTCGAATCCTGAAAGTTGGCAGGCCTCTCATCTCGTTCTACATGTTCTATGAAGAATGAAATTGATCCCAAAGTGATCAACTAATAAACACCGTGATCAAGAGCAAATTGACTTTCAGATTGTATTCAATCAAGTGGGTTCTTTCAGGAGTAAAACATCTACAGTAATATCTAGCAAAGAGATAAATTAGTCACACTTGTATAGCTCTATGCTCCCCCCTTCTCCctacttttaaaagaaaataagaatttaaattcATCCATGAATAAACACCATGATTGTGCTCAATAGTCGAGACAGATCTTTTACAAGTGACTAAAAATAGTAAACTCTGTTTAGTGGTGACTTTTAAAGtagttaataatatattttttttaatgatacaataacattatttttgaaataaagaaTTTATTCCCCAAAGGCTATAATCATCTTATTAATAAGAAGTTAAAAGAATTACTTCACAAGTTTACTTCAAATAATACTTAAGGCATACATATCCCCAGCAACAATGCTTTGTGAATGTCCTAGATTTATGCAAATAACATTATCTTCAATACAATTCATTTACAACAAAAGGATTTATTTGTGCTTATTCTTCTGTTCCATGATTAATATGATTCAAGTCTTGTCTAAAGGTGCTTGTAGGAGTCCTTCAATATCTCAACTTCCATCTTGCAATAAA
This window of the Vigna angularis cultivar LongXiaoDou No.4 chromosome 7, ASM1680809v1, whole genome shotgun sequence genome carries:
- the LOC108336958 gene encoding protein MAIN-LIKE 1-like encodes the protein MSGLSFLVNLSYEYVDHGSIVALAERWHLETNTFNLLVGKMSVTLDDVLNLLLLPIMGQFCEVEELEYEEAQSLIMELLGVDRAKATIEMKQSRGPKVRLSWLCEVYQECIEQEL